One segment of Clostridium ljungdahlii DSM 13528 DNA contains the following:
- a CDS encoding YvrJ family protein — MYDQLVSLISTIGFPIAVSIYLLIRFENKIDLLVKSIEDLREDISAVIKNQEKK, encoded by the coding sequence ATGTATGACCAGCTGGTTAGTTTAATCAGCACCATAGGGTTCCCAATAGCAGTTAGCATATACTTGCTCATAAGGTTTGAAAATAAGATTGACCTTTTAGTCAAATCTATTGAAGACCTAAGAGAAGATATATCAGCCGTTATAAAAAACCAGGAGAAGAAATAG
- a CDS encoding DMT family transporter — translation MKLKIYFILSMMIFGTIGIFVRYIDLASSEIALLRGFIGSLFLLTITIVNKQKISWTNIKNNIPVLLLSSFALGFNWIFLFQAYKHTTIANASSSYYFAPVFVIVMSPIVLKEKISLKKAACISISVFGMFLIVQNRGNGGTEYNHLLGICYGITAAVFYATLMLTNKFIKNMNGLEITLLQLSLATVMLIPYVFVTERVNLFQITGLSVACIIILGIIHTGLGFYLFFYGMKGLRGQSIAALSYIDPITSLFTSFIIFGENMTVFQIIGAVLLLGSTFISEISKNYDCSSKKNKGYIE, via the coding sequence ATGAAATTAAAAATATATTTTATATTATCAATGATGATCTTTGGTACAATTGGAATCTTTGTCAGATACATTGACTTAGCTTCAAGCGAAATAGCTCTTCTCAGAGGTTTTATAGGAAGCTTATTTCTGTTAACTATTACTATAGTTAACAAGCAAAAAATATCTTGGACAAATATTAAGAATAATATTCCTGTATTGTTATTATCGAGTTTTGCATTGGGATTTAATTGGATCTTTCTTTTTCAGGCATATAAACATACAACTATTGCAAATGCTTCTTCAAGTTATTACTTTGCTCCGGTTTTCGTCATTGTTATGTCGCCTATTGTACTGAAAGAAAAAATTTCACTTAAAAAAGCTGCATGTATAAGCATTTCGGTATTTGGAATGTTTTTAATTGTACAAAATAGAGGAAATGGCGGTACAGAATATAATCATTTATTGGGTATCTGCTATGGAATCACTGCAGCGGTATTTTATGCAACATTGATGTTGACTAACAAGTTCATTAAAAATATGAATGGTTTGGAAATAACACTGTTACAGTTGTCATTAGCAACTGTAATGCTTATACCTTATGTTTTTGTAACGGAGAGGGTTAACCTATTTCAAATAACGGGGCTTTCAGTTGCATGTATTATCATATTGGGAATAATTCATACAGGACTTGGATTTTATCTATTCTTTTATGGAATGAAAGGGTTAAGGGGACAAAGTATTGCAGCCTTGAGCTATATAGATCCAATAACATCATTATTTACTTCATTTATTATTTTCGGTGAGAATATGACAGTGTTTCAGATTATAGGTGCTGTACTGCTTTTAGGCTCAACATTTATAAGTGAAATAAGTAAAAACTATGATTGTTCTTCTAAAAAAAATAAAGGTTATATTGAGTGA
- a CDS encoding phosphatase PAP2 family protein: protein MVTLIYKFDEYILSYIANNMHNQILDKVMIAFTSLGNKGLIWIAISIVLIASKKYRKVGIMVLTAIIIGSILGEGLIKHIVKRTRPFYFDPTIKLLVAKPASYSFPSGHTTASFAAASILSRYFKKYAPVIFTVAILIAFSRIYLYVHYPTDVLAGIVLGLVSSKITIYLFKRIKSYLLKKLKSSI, encoded by the coding sequence ATGGTTACATTAATATACAAATTTGATGAATACATTCTTTCGTATATAGCAAATAATATGCATAATCAGATTTTAGACAAGGTTATGATTGCATTTACTTCACTTGGTAATAAGGGGCTTATATGGATTGCAATTTCCATAGTACTTATAGCAAGTAAGAAATATAGAAAAGTTGGAATTATGGTTTTAACAGCTATTATAATAGGATCAATACTTGGTGAAGGATTGATAAAACATATAGTTAAACGTACAAGGCCTTTTTATTTTGACCCAACTATAAAGCTTTTAGTTGCAAAGCCAGCTTCCTATTCATTTCCATCAGGACATACTACGGCATCTTTTGCAGCAGCAAGCATATTATCCAGGTATTTCAAAAAATATGCACCAGTAATTTTTACTGTAGCAATTTTAATAGCTTTTTCAAGAATATATTTATATGTGCATTATCCTACAGATGTGCTTGCTGGAATAGTATTAGGACTTGTATCTAGCAAAATAACAATATATTTATTTAAAAGAATTAAATCATATTTATTAAAAAAGCTTAAGTCTAGCATATAG
- a CDS encoding N-acetyltransferase: MIRDFRTTDIDRVMHLWLSTNILAHNFIDSEYWQNNFESVKEMMPKASIYVYEQNGEIQAFIGLMKSFIAGIFVSSDFQSKGIGKLLLDYSKGKHNELSLCVYKKNDRALRFYLKEGFTASAEQVDENTGEIEFVMRWKNSV, translated from the coding sequence ATGATTAGAGATTTTAGAACAACGGATATTGATAGAGTAATGCATTTATGGCTTAGCACAAATATTTTGGCACATAATTTTATTGACAGCGAATATTGGCAAAATAATTTTGAGTCAGTTAAGGAAATGATGCCAAAAGCATCAATTTATGTATATGAACAGAATGGTGAGATACAAGCATTTATTGGTTTAATGAAAAGTTTTATAGCAGGAATATTTGTTTCAAGTGATTTTCAATCAAAAGGAATTGGAAAATTATTGCTTGATTATTCAAAAGGTAAGCATAATGAATTATCTTTATGTGTTTATAAAAAGAATGATCGTGCCCTACGATTCTATTTAAAAGAAGGTTTTACAGCTTCTGCAGAGCAAGTAGATGAAAATACTGGTGAAATAGAGTTTGTCATGAGATGGAAAAATTCAGTATAA
- a CDS encoding sigma-70 family RNA polymerase sigma factor, protein MEDIILELCEVKPIKLSELVKLLNRNDVGLRSNYLNKMEGRTLKETAEILNIKYRHAIEIKKSALNKLKKYLK, encoded by the coding sequence ATGGAGGATATTATATTAGAATTATGTGAAGTTAAACCTATAAAATTAAGTGAATTGGTAAAATTATTGAATAGAAATGATGTAGGTCTTAGAAGTAATTATTTAAATAAAATGGAAGGCAGGACACTTAAGGAAACCGCTGAAATACTTAACATAAAATATAGACATGCTATAGAAATAAAAAAATCTGCCCTAAATAAACTGAAAAAATATCTGAAATAG
- a CDS encoding metalloprotease family protein yields the protein MSEFIIILSIINSVIHEILHGLAYKLFGVKIRFEFKLPYAYTMETSGLPIDIFKFTIILLLPLLLISLTCLFLPTWLGEIFFIINLLGSAGYIHVTVSS from the coding sequence ATGTCAGAATTTATAATTATTCTCTCAATCATAAATTCTGTAATTCATGAAATACTGCATGGATTAGCATATAAATTATTTGGTGTAAAAATAAGATTTGAATTTAAACTACCATATGCTTATACAATGGAAACTTCAGGATTACCAATAGATATTTTTAAATTTACTATAATACTTTTATTACCTTTATTACTAATATCACTAACGTGTTTATTCCTTCCTACATGGCTTGGAGAAATATTTTTTATAATAAACTTACTTGGAAGTGCAGGATATATACATGTCACTGTATCTTCTTAA
- a CDS encoding DUF3892 domain-containing protein: protein MKNSKIIKVRKDHEGKITDVLLENGEVLPLNHAIMMAREHIIEGVGVFKGKDGGEYLVADPDVMDVENLKDLPRF from the coding sequence ATGAAAAATTCAAAAATAATTAAAGTAAGGAAAGATCATGAGGGTAAGATTACAGATGTATTACTTGAAAATGGTGAGGTGCTTCCTTTAAATCATGCTATAATGATGGCAAGGGAGCACATAATTGAAGGAGTTGGCGTATTTAAAGGTAAAGATGGAGGAGAATATTTAGTAGCTGACCCTGATGTTATGGATGTTGAAAATTTAAAGGATTTACCAAGATTTTAA
- a CDS encoding pyridoxamine 5'-phosphate oxidase family protein produces the protein MKNPEKTIGNLIDKSNVTIISYIDNGGFPISKAMLSPREREGIKTFWFSTNTSSNKVRYFRKNPKASVYFVNKRFFRGVSLVGIVEVLETLEAKERLWQDGDTIYYKQGATDPDYCVLKFTAKKGRYYSNFKSEDFDI, from the coding sequence ATGAAAAATCCAGAGAAAACAATCGGTAATTTGATTGATAAAAGTAATGTGACAATTATTAGTTATATAGATAATGGGGGATTCCCTATTAGTAAGGCAATGTTATCCCCGCGAGAGCGTGAAGGAATTAAAACATTTTGGTTTTCAACAAACACATCATCAAATAAAGTCAGATATTTTCGGAAAAATCCTAAAGCAAGTGTATACTTTGTTAATAAGCGATTTTTTCGAGGAGTAAGCCTTGTTGGAATAGTAGAAGTCCTTGAAACACTAGAAGCAAAGGAAAGATTATGGCAGGATGGTGATACAATTTACTATAAACAAGGTGCAACTGACCCTGATTATTGTGTGTTAAAATTTACGGCAAAGAAAGGACGCTATTATAGTAATTTCAAATCTGAAGATTTTGATATCTGA
- a CDS encoding DnaD domain-containing protein: protein MLAFFEENIYPVGEAVREKIRMWSGVIDCDVIILAVEEALKYNVRNINYVDRILQSWSKKGLKTANDVKRYKSIWESRNTEHREKYRQYDFKELERKLFG, encoded by the coding sequence GTGCTGGCATTTTTTGAGGAAAATATATACCCTGTAGGAGAAGCTGTTAGGGAGAAAATCCGCATGTGGAGCGGTGTTATAGATTGTGATGTGATTATTCTGGCAGTAGAGGAAGCTTTAAAGTACAATGTCAGGAATATAAACTACGTTGATAGAATACTGCAGAGCTGGAGTAAGAAGGGCTTAAAGACTGCCAATGATGTTAAGAGGTATAAGAGCATATGGGAGTCCAGAAATACTGAACATAGGGAAAAGTATAGGCAGTATGATTTTAAGGAGCTTGAGAGGAAGCTTTTTGGATAG
- a CDS encoding D-isomer specific 2-hydroxyacid dehydrogenase family protein, whose product MKVLAYSHRQDETEYFKKFSKKYDVEVVLCDDPPTMENADLAKGFDCISIITTKISDKLVEKFHEIGVKFISTRTIGYDHIDIKKAKELGVHIGNVNYSPNSVADYTIMMILMAIRKTKAIIERSNVQDYSLKGVQGKELHNLTVGVIGTGRIGRAVISRLSGFGCKILAYDLYENEEIKKYVTYVTLEDLFKNSDIITMHAPATDDNYHMINKDSIALMKDGTFIINIARGSLINTEDLIDAIENKKIGGAAIDVIENEFGLCYNDLKCEILDKREMAILKSFPNVIVTPHTAFYTDQAVSDMVEHSILSCVLFMEGKENPWQIE is encoded by the coding sequence ATGAAAGTTTTGGCATATAGTCATAGACAAGATGAAACTGAATATTTCAAAAAATTCAGTAAAAAATACGACGTGGAGGTTGTATTGTGTGATGATCCACCAACTATGGAAAATGCAGACTTGGCCAAGGGATTTGACTGCATCAGCATTATCACAACTAAAATTTCAGATAAATTAGTAGAAAAATTTCATGAAATTGGAGTAAAATTTATATCTACAAGAACAATAGGATATGACCATATAGACATAAAAAAGGCAAAAGAGCTAGGTGTCCATATAGGCAATGTAAACTATTCACCAAATAGTGTAGCCGATTATACAATTATGATGATTCTTATGGCTATAAGAAAAACGAAAGCTATTATAGAACGAAGTAATGTACAGGATTATTCTTTAAAAGGTGTTCAAGGTAAAGAGCTTCACAATTTAACTGTAGGTGTTATTGGTACAGGAAGAATTGGCCGTGCAGTTATAAGTCGCTTAAGTGGATTTGGCTGCAAAATATTAGCTTATGATTTATATGAGAATGAAGAAATAAAGAAGTATGTTACATATGTTACACTAGAAGATCTCTTTAAAAACAGTGACATTATTACAATGCATGCACCTGCAACAGATGACAATTATCACATGATAAATAAGGATTCCATAGCACTTATGAAAGATGGTACATTTATTATCAATATAGCCCGAGGCTCACTTATCAATACTGAAGATCTTATAGATGCCATTGAAAATAAAAAAATTGGTGGTGCAGCTATAGACGTTATTGAAAATGAATTCGGACTTTGCTATAACGATTTAAAATGTGAGATACTAGATAAAAGGGAAATGGCAATTTTAAAATCTTTTCCAAATGTAATTGTAACACCTCACACAGCTTTTTATACAGATCAAGCTGTAAGTGATATGGTAGAACATTCTATTTTAAGTTGTGTTTTATTCATGGAAGGCAAAGAAAATCCATGGCAAATTGAATAA
- a CDS encoding amidase domain-containing protein: MSYRDISSYSRISAVNYAVKYALTPNPNYKYFSIYQTIGGDCTNFTSQCLHSGGAPMVFSGKNTWWYNIRTNKWSVSWTVAGSLYWYLKINAEKNSYGIKGREVPSISSLEIGDLIFYRNSKGTIAHSAIITSFRNGHPLISQHTFNALNITYVKDWASKMHFMKIWL; this comes from the coding sequence ATGAGTTATAGAGATATTTCATCCTACTCTAGAATTTCAGCTGTAAATTATGCAGTAAAGTACGCTCTCACCCCCAATCCAAACTATAAATACTTTTCCATATACCAAACTATCGGCGGTGACTGCACAAATTTCACTTCACAGTGCTTGCATTCAGGAGGAGCGCCTATGGTCTTTTCAGGTAAAAACACCTGGTGGTATAACATTAGAACTAATAAATGGTCAGTTTCCTGGACTGTAGCAGGTTCTCTTTACTGGTATTTAAAAATTAACGCTGAAAAAAATTCCTACGGCATAAAAGGAAGAGAAGTGCCTTCTATTTCTTCTCTTGAGATAGGCGACCTGATATTTTATCGAAATAGTAAAGGTACAATAGCCCATTCTGCCATCATTACTTCTTTCCGTAACGGCCACCCACTCATATCTCAGCATACTTTTAATGCATTAAACATAACTTACGTAAAAGATTGGGCATCTAAAATGCACTTTATGAAAATATGGTTATAA
- a CDS encoding winged helix-turn-helix transcriptional regulator has translation MKLRNEYTCPLELTHDIIRGKWKPIILWQLGKGASSLAYLQEDIKGIGQKMLLQHLSELQDFGMVQKKQFSGYPLKVEYSLTEKGKRMLDVVVTMQKIGIELMKEDGKEAFLKEKGLI, from the coding sequence ATGAAATTAAGAAATGAATATACTTGTCCTTTAGAATTAACCCATGATATTATTCGTGGAAAATGGAAACCGATTATATTATGGCAACTCGGAAAAGGAGCTTCTTCTTTAGCATATTTACAAGAAGATATAAAAGGAATTGGACAAAAAATGTTACTTCAACATTTGAGTGAATTACAGGATTTTGGTATGGTTCAGAAGAAGCAATTTAGTGGCTATCCATTGAAAGTAGAGTATTCGTTGACTGAAAAGGGAAAACGAATGTTAGATGTTGTAGTTACTATGCAAAAAATCGGAATTGAGCTTATGAAAGAAGATGGCAAAGAAGCTTTTTTGAAAGAAAAGGGATTAATTTGA
- a CDS encoding DUF2922 domain-containing protein, translating into MANRLNMRFTTEEEGKYFSLSVDNVKEDENGQPSVTKEQVASLMNLIIAKKYLLH; encoded by the coding sequence ATGGCAAACAGACTTAATATGAGGTTTACTACAGAGGAAGAAGGCAAATATTTTTCCTTGAGTGTGGACAATGTAAAAGAAGATGAAAATGGACAGCCTTCAGTTACCAAGGAACAGGTTGCATCTCTCATGAACCTTATAATTGCAAAAAAATATTTGTTACATTAA
- a CDS encoding nitroreductase family protein, which translates to MIKELVLKNRSCRRFYQNEKITVETLKYLVNLARLSASGSNLQPLKYVISNTEDNNEKIFKTLGWAGYLKDWDGPEEGEKPSGYVVILNDTSISKSPSFDPGIAAQTILLGAVEKGFGGCMLGNVNKKELKSNLNLDEKYEIILVVALGKPKEQVVIEAMDSNNDVKYWRDENKVHHVPKRSLEDIILDI; encoded by the coding sequence ATGATAAAAGAACTAGTTTTAAAAAATAGATCCTGTAGAAGATTCTATCAGAATGAAAAAATAACTGTGGAAACTTTAAAATATTTGGTGAACCTTGCCAGATTATCAGCATCAGGTTCAAATTTGCAGCCACTAAAATATGTTATATCAAATACAGAAGATAATAATGAAAAAATATTTAAGACTTTGGGTTGGGCAGGATATTTAAAGGACTGGGATGGACCTGAAGAAGGTGAAAAACCAAGTGGTTATGTTGTTATACTTAATGACACATCTATTAGTAAAAGCCCATCATTTGATCCTGGAATAGCAGCTCAAACTATTTTACTAGGAGCTGTAGAAAAAGGATTTGGCGGATGTATGCTGGGAAATGTGAATAAAAAAGAATTAAAATCAAATCTTAATTTGGATGAAAAATATGAAATTATATTGGTAGTAGCTCTTGGAAAGCCAAAGGAACAAGTGGTTATAGAAGCTATGGATTCAAATAATGATGTGAAGTACTGGAGAGACGAGAATAAAGTCCATCATGTACCAAAAAGAAGTTTAGAAGATATAATTTTAGACATTTAG
- a CDS encoding DUF975 family protein — MSNASVRTSYQLRKVSRDQLKGNWGKCVLVCLVYSLIIIGINFIPHAGIIISFLIVGPLTLGVVGCFIKLVKSEKFQVEDLFDGFKNLGSAIILYIIMSIFIFLWSLLLIIPGLIASLRYSMAMYVLSENPDIPVLEALDESKKMMYGHKWELFCLLISFLGWIILSVVTFGIGFIFVCPYMQAATANFYQDVKLVPILNNQE; from the coding sequence ATGAGTAATGCTTCTGTTCGTACTAGCTATCAGCTGAGGAAAGTATCTAGAGATCAGTTAAAGGGTAACTGGGGTAAGTGTGTTTTGGTGTGCCTTGTGTATTCACTAATTATTATTGGTATAAATTTTATACCACATGCAGGTATCATTATTTCTTTTTTGATTGTTGGACCACTTACACTTGGTGTTGTAGGATGCTTTATAAAACTTGTAAAATCCGAGAAGTTTCAAGTGGAGGATTTGTTCGATGGGTTTAAAAATCTAGGTTCTGCAATAATACTATATATTATTATGAGCATATTTATTTTTTTATGGTCACTGCTGCTTATTATACCGGGATTAATAGCATCATTGAGGTACTCTATGGCTATGTATGTTCTTAGTGAAAACCCAGATATTCCTGTACTTGAGGCACTTGATGAAAGCAAGAAAATGATGTATGGACACAAATGGGAGTTATTTTGCTTATTGATCAGCTTTTTAGGATGGATAATACTTTCAGTTGTTACTTTTGGCATAGGGTTTATTTTTGTATGTCCTTATATGCAAGCGGCTACTGCAAACTTCTATCAGGATGTAAAGCTTGTACCAATATTGAATAACCAAGAATAG
- a CDS encoding multidrug efflux MFS transporter has protein sequence MKIWKRNLIVCWLGAFVTALGLSQIAPIMPLYIKQLGIHDISTIEQISGVAFGVTFVVLAIFSPIWGYAADKIGRKPMLLRASIGMSIVISTMGLAQNIYQLIGLRMLQGVVAGYSTACMTLIATQTEKEHSGWALGVLSTASISGSLLGPLIGGYLDEILGLQFTFFFTGILMLIVFILTLIFVKENFIKSNKKVLSTKEVWKQLPDCHLTIVLFATSFILQLAFYSIEPIITVYISQLSRSSAHIALISGMAFSASGLASIIAAPRLGKLSDKIGPQKVMLASLIIAGLIFIPQAFVKNSWQLIILRFSLGFVTAGLAPSINTLVKKITPEALTGRMFGFNMSAFYLGTFSGSLLGGQIASYFGMKYVFFITSALLLLNGLLVYEKICKKLDSNAAAPLKEHMV, from the coding sequence TTGAAAATTTGGAAAAGAAACCTAATTGTATGTTGGTTAGGAGCATTTGTAACTGCCTTGGGACTAAGCCAAATAGCCCCAATAATGCCCCTTTACATCAAACAACTTGGTATTCATGACATCTCTACTATTGAACAAATATCTGGAGTTGCCTTTGGAGTTACTTTTGTAGTTTTAGCAATATTTTCACCAATTTGGGGATATGCAGCTGATAAAATTGGTAGAAAACCAATGCTCTTACGTGCAAGTATTGGAATGTCTATTGTAATTTCAACTATGGGACTTGCACAAAATATATATCAACTTATTGGTTTAAGAATGCTCCAAGGAGTTGTAGCAGGTTACAGTACAGCTTGTATGACATTAATTGCAACTCAAACCGAAAAAGAACATTCTGGTTGGGCATTAGGTGTGCTGTCCACAGCTTCTATTTCTGGTTCACTACTTGGGCCACTTATTGGAGGATATCTTGATGAAATTTTGGGACTGCAATTTACTTTTTTCTTTACTGGCATCCTTATGCTAATTGTTTTTATTCTAACTTTAATATTTGTAAAAGAAAACTTTATAAAATCCAATAAAAAAGTACTCAGTACAAAAGAAGTTTGGAAACAACTTCCTGATTGTCACTTAACTATTGTTTTATTTGCTACTTCTTTTATTTTACAGCTTGCCTTTTATTCTATAGAACCCATAATAACAGTATATATATCTCAATTATCTCGCAGCTCAGCCCATATTGCCTTAATTTCTGGAATGGCATTTTCTGCTTCTGGCCTTGCTAGCATTATTGCAGCTCCAAGGCTTGGAAAACTGTCAGATAAAATTGGACCTCAAAAGGTTATGCTTGCGTCTCTTATTATAGCTGGTTTAATATTTATACCTCAAGCTTTTGTAAAAAATTCTTGGCAGCTTATCATATTAAGATTTTCATTGGGTTTTGTAACAGCAGGACTAGCACCATCAATTAATACACTGGTAAAGAAAATAACACCAGAAGCCCTTACTGGAAGAATGTTTGGTTTTAACATGAGCGCATTTTATTTAGGTACCTTTTCCGGTTCTTTACTTGGTGGACAAATAGCCTCATATTTTGGTATGAAATATGTATTTTTCATTACTAGCGCACTACTTCTTTTAAATGGTTTATTGGTTTATGAAAAAATCTGTAAAAAACTAGATTCAAATGCTGCTGCTCCATTAAAAGAGCATATGGTTTAA
- a CDS encoding DUF1659 domain-containing protein — MAAKSIKLSSTLSIVEKTGLNKQGKEILKKVTLGKIAMDAADQDVYDVVKTVGDILTYPVNEIQKVDNTVITNA; from the coding sequence ATGGCAGCAAAGTCAATAAAGCTTTCAAGTACGCTTTCTATTGTAGAAAAGACAGGACTCAATAAACAGGGTAAAGAGATACTTAAGAAAGTTACACTGGGCAAAATTGCTATGGATGCAGCAGATCAGGATGTATATGATGTAGTAAAAACTGTAGGTGACATACTGACTTATCCTGTAAATGAGATTCAAAAAGTGGACAACACCGTAATTACTAACGCCTAG
- a CDS encoding class I SAM-dependent methyltransferase: MDLRLKFNEDEYNYDKYRPTYPEELFSDIINYSRISSGYEALEIGIGTGQATLPILQSGCRVTAIELGNNLTRYVKNKFKNYMNFNVINADFIEYTIKTEAFNLVYCATAFHWIPLEQGYVKVRNILKDDGTIALFWNHPFPNRQDDISNIVNRKIYNKYRPSDKEVREFNESDCQRRINELERFGFKDIIYRLYHRKRTLTSNGYIHLLNTYSDHRVLPVEVKNNFEMDMKNAIDEIGGKINIYDTIDLYLAKKK, translated from the coding sequence ATGGATTTAAGATTAAAATTTAATGAAGATGAATATAACTATGATAAATATAGGCCGACATATCCAGAAGAATTGTTTTCAGACATTATTAATTATTCTCGCATATCAAGTGGGTATGAAGCCTTAGAAATTGGCATTGGTACAGGACAAGCAACTTTACCAATTCTACAATCTGGGTGCAGAGTAACTGCAATAGAATTAGGAAATAATCTTACAAGATATGTTAAAAACAAATTCAAAAATTATATGAATTTCAATGTTATTAATGCCGATTTTATTGAATATACGATTAAAACTGAAGCTTTCAACTTAGTGTATTGTGCAACAGCATTTCATTGGATTCCATTAGAACAAGGATATGTAAAAGTAAGAAATATATTAAAAGATGATGGAACTATAGCACTATTTTGGAATCATCCATTTCCAAATAGACAAGATGATATAAGTAATATTGTAAATAGAAAAATATATAATAAATATCGTCCCTCTGACAAAGAAGTGAGAGAATTTAATGAAAGTGATTGCCAACGACGTATTAATGAATTAGAACGATTTGGGTTTAAAGATATTATTTATAGATTATATCATCGAAAAAGAACTCTTACGTCCAATGGATATATTCATTTATTAAATACATATTCAGACCATAGGGTACTACCAGTAGAAGTAAAAAATAATTTTGAAATGGATATGAAAAATGCAATCGATGAAATTGGCGGTAAAATAAATATATATGATACTATAGATTTATACTTAGCAAAAAAGAAGTAA
- a CDS encoding DUF554 domain-containing protein, protein MIAVIVNFISIIIGSIIGIFLKNGIPKKVKESVFSGLALCVLYIGISGSLKTNNVLTLIISIVIGTILGELIDIDKHITSLGNLIESKFKTKGGKISEGFVTSSLLFCVGAMAIVGSLEAGLDGNYKTLFAKSVIDGVSAIIFSSSLGIGVMISSVSVLVYQGAITLGAVFLKSVLTSSVIADMTGIGSLLIIGLALNMLNITKIKIANLLPSVFMPIFAYIIYTNFHRFLSYIPFLTL, encoded by the coding sequence ATGATAGCAGTTATAGTAAACTTTATTTCCATAATAATAGGAAGTATAATCGGAATATTTTTAAAAAATGGTATACCAAAAAAAGTTAAAGAAAGTGTTTTTAGTGGACTTGCTTTATGTGTTCTATACATTGGAATTTCAGGTTCTTTAAAGACAAATAACGTACTTACTCTAATAATATCCATAGTAATAGGTACAATTTTAGGAGAACTAATAGATATAGACAAACATATAACAAGTCTAGGAAACTTAATAGAAAGTAAATTTAAAACTAAAGGTGGAAAGATATCAGAAGGGTTCGTAACATCAAGCCTTTTATTTTGTGTTGGAGCCATGGCAATAGTCGGATCTCTAGAAGCAGGTCTTGACGGAAATTACAAAACACTTTTTGCAAAATCAGTAATAGATGGAGTTTCCGCAATTATTTTTTCTTCTTCTTTAGGTATTGGTGTAATGATTTCATCCGTAAGTGTACTTGTATATCAGGGTGCTATAACCCTTGGAGCAGTGTTTTTAAAAAGTGTTCTGACGAGCTCAGTTATTGCTGATATGACTGGAATAGGAAGTCTTCTCATTATTGGACTTGCCCTAAATATGCTCAACATAACTAAAATAAAAATAGCAAATTTGCTACCTTCAGTTTTTATGCCAATTTTTGCATACATAATTTATACTAACTTTCATCGTTTTTTATCCTATATTCCATTTTTAACATTGTAA